Proteins from one Ricinus communis isolate WT05 ecotype wild-type chromosome 9, ASM1957865v1, whole genome shotgun sequence genomic window:
- the LOC8260753 gene encoding transcriptional repressor ILP1 produces the protein MSTSSKSRNFRRRGDENEDNESNSNTTNPSYSSRKSSSKPKKLLSFADDEEEDEETPRPSKQKPSKTKSSHKLTAPKDRLSSSSTTSTTSTNTNSNNVLLPQAGTYTKEALLELQKKTRTLAKPSSKPPPPPPSSSEPKIILKGLLKPTLPQTLNQQDADPPQDEIIIDEDYSLIPDEDTIKKIRAKRERLRQSRATAPDYISLDGGAATSDAFSDEEPEFRNRIAMIGKKDNTTPTTHAVFQDFDNGNDSHVIAEETVVNDEDEEDKIWEEEQFRKALGKRMDDPSSSTPSLFPTPSTSTITTTNNHRHSHIVPTIGGAFGPTPGLDALSVPQQSHIARKALLDNLTRLKESHNRTVSSLTKADENLSASLMNITALEKSLSAAGEKFIFMQKLRDFVSVICEFLQHKAPYIEELEEQMQTLHEQRASAILERRTADNDDEMMEVKTALEAAKKVFSARGSNEAAITAAMNAAQDASASMKEQINLPVKLDEFGRDINQQKRLDMKRRAEARQRRKAQKKLSSVEVDGSNQKVEGESSTDESDSESAAYQSNRDLLLQTADQIFGDASEEYCQLSVVKQRFENWKKEYSTSYRDAYMSISAPAIFSPYVRLELLKWDPLHEDAGFFHMKWHSLLSDYGLPQDGSDLSPEDADANLVPELVEKVAIPILHHEIAHCWDMLSTRETKNAVFATNLVTDYVPASSEALAELLLAIRTRLTDAVVSIMVPTWSPIELKAVPRAAQIAAYRFGMSVRLMKNICLWKDILSLPVLEKLALDDLLCRKVLPHLQSVASNVHDAVTRTERIIASLSGVWAGTSVTASRSHKLQPLVDCVMSLGKRLKDKHPLGASEIEVSGLARRLKKMLVELNDYDKAREIARMFSLREAL, from the exons ATGAGCACCTCCTCGAAATCGAGAAACTTCCGGCGCAGAGGTGACGAGAACGAAGATAACGAATCAAACTCTAACACAACAAACCCTTCCTACTCCTCCCGCAAATCATCTTCCAAACCAAAGAAGCTGCTGAGCTTTGCCGACgacgaagaagaagatgaagaaaccCCTCGTCCATCAAAACAGAAACCCAGCAAAACCAAATCTTCACACAAACTGACGGCCCCCAAGGATCgtctatcttcttcttctactacGTCAACCACTAGTACCAATACTAACAGTAATAATGTGCTTCTTCCTCAAGCTGGTACTTACACcaaagaagctcttcttgagcTTCAAAAGAAGACCCGCACCCTCGCTAAGCCCTCCTCCAAACCCCCCcctcctcctccttcttccTCTGAACCCAAAATCATTCTCAAGGGCCTCCTCAAACCCACCCTCCCGCAAACCCTAAATCAACAAGATGCTGACCCTCCTCAGGATGAGATTATTATTGATGAAGATTATTCCTTGATTCCAGATGAGGATACTATCAAGAAAATCAGGGCTAAGAGGGAACGCTTGCGCCAGTCTAGGGCCACCGCTCCTGATTATATTTCCTTGGATGGAGGAGCTGCTACTTCTGATGCCTTCAGTGATGAGGAGCCTGAGTTTAGGAACCGAATTGCCATGATTGGCAAAAAAGACAATACTACCCCTACTACTCATGCTGTCTTTCAAGATTTTGATAATGGTAATGATAGTCATGTTATCGCAGAGGAGACTGTTGTCAATGATGAGGATGAAGAGGATAAAATTTGGGAGGAGGAGCAATTCAGGAAGGCTTTAGGCAAAAGAATGGATGATCCCTCCTCTTCCACTCCCTCCCTTTTCCCTACCCCTTCTActtctactattactactacCAACAATCACCGCCACTCTCACATTGTTCCCACCATTGGGGGGGCTTTTGGACCTACTCCAGGTTTAGATGCCTTATCCGTTCCCCAGCAGTCTCACATTGCTAGGAAAGCTTTGCTTGACAACCTCACCAGGCTTAAA GAATCTCACAATAGAACTGTTTCGTCGCTGACAAAGGCTGATGAGAATTTATCTGCCTCGTTGATGAATATTACTGCTCTTGAAAAGTCTTTATCTGCTGCTGGTGAGAAGTTCATCTTTATGCAAAAGCTTCGTGACTTTGTTTCTGTTATATGTGAATTTCTGCAG CATAAAGCTCCTTACATTGAAGAACTGGAAGAGCAGATGCAGACGCTTCATGAGCAACGCGCATCTGCTATTTTGGAAAGAAGAACTgctgataatgatgatgaaaTGATGGAGGTAAAAACAGCTTTAGAAGCGGCAAAAAAGGTTTTCAGTGCACGTGGGAGCAATGAAGCAGCTATTACTGCTGCAATGAATGCAGCCCAAGATGCATCAGCTTCCATGAAAGAACAAATTAATCTACCAGTGAAGCTAGATGAATTTGGCAGAGACATCAACCAACAGAAACGTTTGGATATGAAGCGAAGGGCTGAGGCCCGTCAGCGTAGGAAAGCTCAGAAGAAATTGTCTTCAGTGGAAGTTGATGGTTCTAATCAGAAAGTAGAGGGAGAATCAAGCACAGATGAGAGCGACAGTGAAAGTGCAGCTTACCAGTCAAACCGAGATTTGTTACTCCAGACTGCTGATCAAATCTTTGGTGATGCATCAGAAGAATATTGTCAACTTTCTGTGGTTAAACAAAGGTTTGAAAACTGGAAGAAAGAATATTCAACAAGCTATCGAGATGCTTACATGTCAATAAGTGCTCCTGCCATCTTCTCTCCATATGTGAGACTAGAACTTTTGAAGTGGGACCCTCTCCATGAGGATGCAGGTTTCTTTCACATGAAATG GCATTCCTTGCTATCTGATTATGGTTTGCCACAAGATGGAAGTGATCTCAGTCCTGAAGATGCTGATGCTAATCTTGTTCCAGAACTAGTAGAAAAGGTTGCAATTCCTATTTTGCATCATGAAATTGCCCATTGTTGGGACATGCTCAGTACTAGAGAGACTAAGAATGCTGTTTTCGCCACAAACTTGGTAACAGATTATGTTCCTGCTTCTAGTGAGGCTCTAGCAGAGCTATTGCTCGCAATCCGTACCCGTCTAACTGATGCTGTTGTCAGCATTATG GTTCCAACATGGAGCCCAATTGAGCTTAAGGCTGTGCCAAGAGCTGCACAGATTGCAGCATATCGGTTTGGGATGTCAGTTCGCTTGATGAAAAACATCTGCTTGTGGAAAGATATTCTGTCGTTGCCAGTGCTAGAGAAACTTGCTCTTGATGATCTTTTGTGCAGGAAGGTTCTACCTCATCTTCAAAGTGTTGCATCTAATGTTCATGATGCAGTTACAAGAACTGAAAGGATTATTGCTTCTTTATCTGGTGTGTGGGCAGGTACAAGTGTAACCGCCAGCCGCAG CCATAAGTTGCAACCGTTGGTGGATTGTGTGATGTCACTGGGGAAGAGGCTGAAGGATAAGCACCCATTAGGTGCTTCCGAGATCGAGGTTAGTGGACTGGCCCGCCGACTGAAGAAGATGTTGGTTGAGCTCAATGATTATGACAAAGCCAGGGAAATAGCTAGAATGTTTAGTCTGAGGGAAGCTTTGTGA
- the LOC8260754 gene encoding alpha-galactosidase 1 isoform X1, with product MSNSILLILLCILAYIVRSKPLPPSIHFSTPLQDGASAMMFQTPPMGWNSWNHFHCEINETVVRETADALVLSGLARRGYKYVNIDDCWGAYDRDFKGNLVANRSTFPSGIKALADYVHSKGLKMGIYADSGYRTCSGRMPGSLGLEEKDAKTFASWGIDYLKYDNCYNDDTRPTIRYLAMSRALKKTKRPIFFSMCEWGDMRPALWGAKLANSWRTTDDISDSWESMLKIADLNEVYANYAKPGAWNDPDMLEVGNGGMKYSEYVVHFSIWAISKAPLLLGCDIRHMNYETMKIIGNEEVIAVNQDQLGVQARKVRMEGEREIWAGPLSGNRKVVLMVNRKTWGSPLTAHWDDIGFNSNNIVVQARDLWEHHTLEKPFQGNMTAYINPHSCKMYVLTPISSS from the exons ATGTCAAATTCCATACTACTAATCTTATTGTGCATTTTGGCTTACATTGTTAGATCCAAACCCCTCCCACCATCTATTCACTTCAGTACACCACTACAAGACGGTGCTTCTGCTATGATGTTTCAGACCCCTCCTATGGG TTGGAACAGCTGGAATCACTTTCACTGTGAAATAAATGAGACTGTGGTTAGAGAAACTG CTGATGCACTCGTGTTAAGCGGGCTGGCCAGGCGGGGATACAAGTATGTTAATATAG ATGATTGCTGGGGTGCATATGATCGTGATTTTAAG gGAAATCTGGTGGCCAACCGGTCTACATTTCCATCCGGGATTAAAGCTCTTGCAGATTATGTTCACAGCAAGGGCCTTAAGATGGGAATCTATGCCGACTCTGG GTATCGAACATGCAGTGGGAGAATGCCAGGCTCACTTGGATTGGAGGAGAAAGATGCAAAGACGTTTGCTTCCTGg gGAATTGATTACCTGAAATATGATAACTGTTACAACGATGATACAAGACCAACAATAag ATACCTTGCCATGTCTCGTGCCTTGAAGAAAACTAAGCGTccaatttttttctctatgtGTGAATG GGGGGACATGCGTCCAGCTTTATGGGGAGCCAAACTTGCAAACAGTTGGAGAACTACTGATGACATTTCCGACTCATGGGAAAG CATGCTAAAGATAGCTGACTTGAACGAAGTGTATGCTAATTATGCCAAACCTGGAGCTTGGAATG ACCCGGACATGCTGGAAGTAGGCAATGGAGGGATGAAATACAGTGAATATGTGGTGCACTTTAGTATATGGGCCATCTCCAAG GCACCCCTCCTTTTAGGATGCGATATACGTCATATGAACTATGAAACCATGAAAATCATTGGTAATGAGGAGGTAATTGCGGTCAATCAAG atCAGTTGGGAGTTCAGGCAAGAAAAGTTAGAATGGAAGGAGAAAGAGAG aTATGGGCAGGACCGCTTTCAGGGAATAGAAAAGTAGTACTAATGGTGAACAGAAAGACATGGGGTTCCCCATTGACAGCCCACTGGGATGACATCGGGTTCAATTCTAACAATATTGTGGTCCAAGCTAGAGATCTTTGGGAG CATCATACCCTGGAGAAACCATTCCAAGGAAACATGACAGCTTACATAAATCCACATTCCTGCAAGATGTATGTGTTGACGCCCATCTCGTCATCATAA
- the LOC8260754 gene encoding alpha-galactosidase 1 isoform X2 produces the protein MMFQTPPMGWNSWNHFHCEINETVVRETADALVLSGLARRGYKYVNIDDCWGAYDRDFKGNLVANRSTFPSGIKALADYVHSKGLKMGIYADSGYRTCSGRMPGSLGLEEKDAKTFASWGIDYLKYDNCYNDDTRPTIRYLAMSRALKKTKRPIFFSMCEWGDMRPALWGAKLANSWRTTDDISDSWESMLKIADLNEVYANYAKPGAWNDPDMLEVGNGGMKYSEYVVHFSIWAISKAPLLLGCDIRHMNYETMKIIGNEEVIAVNQDQLGVQARKVRMEGEREIWAGPLSGNRKVVLMVNRKTWGSPLTAHWDDIGFNSNNIVVQARDLWEHHTLEKPFQGNMTAYINPHSCKMYVLTPISSS, from the exons ATGATGTTTCAGACCCCTCCTATGGG TTGGAACAGCTGGAATCACTTTCACTGTGAAATAAATGAGACTGTGGTTAGAGAAACTG CTGATGCACTCGTGTTAAGCGGGCTGGCCAGGCGGGGATACAAGTATGTTAATATAG ATGATTGCTGGGGTGCATATGATCGTGATTTTAAG gGAAATCTGGTGGCCAACCGGTCTACATTTCCATCCGGGATTAAAGCTCTTGCAGATTATGTTCACAGCAAGGGCCTTAAGATGGGAATCTATGCCGACTCTGG GTATCGAACATGCAGTGGGAGAATGCCAGGCTCACTTGGATTGGAGGAGAAAGATGCAAAGACGTTTGCTTCCTGg gGAATTGATTACCTGAAATATGATAACTGTTACAACGATGATACAAGACCAACAATAag ATACCTTGCCATGTCTCGTGCCTTGAAGAAAACTAAGCGTccaatttttttctctatgtGTGAATG GGGGGACATGCGTCCAGCTTTATGGGGAGCCAAACTTGCAAACAGTTGGAGAACTACTGATGACATTTCCGACTCATGGGAAAG CATGCTAAAGATAGCTGACTTGAACGAAGTGTATGCTAATTATGCCAAACCTGGAGCTTGGAATG ACCCGGACATGCTGGAAGTAGGCAATGGAGGGATGAAATACAGTGAATATGTGGTGCACTTTAGTATATGGGCCATCTCCAAG GCACCCCTCCTTTTAGGATGCGATATACGTCATATGAACTATGAAACCATGAAAATCATTGGTAATGAGGAGGTAATTGCGGTCAATCAAG atCAGTTGGGAGTTCAGGCAAGAAAAGTTAGAATGGAAGGAGAAAGAGAG aTATGGGCAGGACCGCTTTCAGGGAATAGAAAAGTAGTACTAATGGTGAACAGAAAGACATGGGGTTCCCCATTGACAGCCCACTGGGATGACATCGGGTTCAATTCTAACAATATTGTGGTCCAAGCTAGAGATCTTTGGGAG CATCATACCCTGGAGAAACCATTCCAAGGAAACATGACAGCTTACATAAATCCACATTCCTGCAAGATGTATGTGTTGACGCCCATCTCGTCATCATAA
- the LOC8260755 gene encoding transcription elongation factor SPT4 homolog 2 isoform X1, with product MGSVPAQIPTSFGHELRACLRCRLVKTYDQFRESGCENCPFFKMDEDHERVVDCTTPNFNGIISVMDPTRSWAARWLRIGRFVPGCYTLAVSEALPEDLQALCEEERVQYNPPKRV from the exons ATGGGAAGCGTACCGGCACAAATTCCGACGAGCTTTGGGCATGAACTGAGGGCATGTCTTCGTTGCCGTCTGGTCAAAACCTACGATCAG TTTAGAGAGTCGGGATGCGAGAACTGCCCCTTCTTTAAGATGGATGAAGATCATGAGCGTGTCGTCGATTGCACTACTCCTAACTTCAATgg GATAATTTCTGTCATGGACCCAACTAGAAGCTGGGCTGCTCGCTGGCTCAGAATTG GAAGATTTGTCCCTGGTTGTTACACTCTTGCTGTCTCAGAGGCATTGCCAGAGGACTTGCAG GCATTATGTGAAGAAGAACGTGTGCAGTACAATCCACCAAAACGTGTATAA
- the LOC8260755 gene encoding transcription elongation factor SPT4 homolog 2 isoform X2: MGSVPAQIPTSFGHELRACLRCRLVKTYDQFRESGCENCPFFKMDEDHERVVDCTTPNFNGIISVMDPTRSWAARWLRIDTDIVARLNISFSKLALVVI, encoded by the exons ATGGGAAGCGTACCGGCACAAATTCCGACGAGCTTTGGGCATGAACTGAGGGCATGTCTTCGTTGCCGTCTGGTCAAAACCTACGATCAG TTTAGAGAGTCGGGATGCGAGAACTGCCCCTTCTTTAAGATGGATGAAGATCATGAGCGTGTCGTCGATTGCACTACTCCTAACTTCAATgg GATAATTTCTGTCATGGACCCAACTAGAAGCTGGGCTGCTCGCTGGCTCAGAATTG ATACAGACATTGTTGCAAGACTGAACATTTCCTTTTCGAAGTTGGCACTAGTAGTTATCTAG
- the LOC8260756 gene encoding pyruvate kinase, cytosolic isozyme produces MANIDIEGILKELPEDGRVPKTKIVCTLGPASRSVPMLEKLLRAGMNVARFNFSHGTHEYHQETLNNLRIAMHNTQILSAVMLDTKGPEIRTGFLKDGKPIQLKEGQEITVTTDYSIKGDTDMISMSYKKLPVDVKPGNTILCADGTITLTVLSCDPEAGTVRCRCDNTAMLGERKNVNLPGVVVDLPTLTEKDKEDILGWGVPNKIDMIALSFVRKGSDLVHVRKVLGPHAKHIQLMSKVENQEGVVNFDEILRETDSFMVARGDLGMEIPVEKIFLAQKMMIYKCNLVGKPVVTATQMLESMIKSPRPTRAEATDVANAVLDGTDCVMLSGESAAGAYPEIAVKIMRRICIEAESSLDYGAIFKEMIRSTPLPMSPLESLASSAVRTANKAKAKLIVVLTRGGTTAKLVAKYRPAVPILSVVVPVLTTDSFDWTCSDETPARHSLIYRGLIPLLAEGSAKATDAESTEVILEAALKSATERGLCKAGDAVVALHRIGAASVIKICIVK; encoded by the exons ATGGCTAACATAGACATAGAGGGTATCCTTAAGGAGCTTCCAGAAGATGGACGTGTCCCTAAGACAAAGATCGTCTGCACTCTTGGGCCTGCTTCTCGATCTGTCCCTATGCTCGAGAAGCTTCTCAGGGCTGGCATGAACGTTGCCCGCTTCAATTTCTCTCATGGCACCCATGAATACCACCAGGAAACTTTGAACAATCTCAGGATTGCCATGCACAACACCCAGATCCTCTCTGCTGTCATGCTCGATACCAAG GGACCTGAGATTCGGACTGGTTTCCTAAAGGATGGGAAGCCAATTCAACTAAAGGAAGGCCAGGAAATCACTGTGACTACTGATTACAGCATCAAGGGTGACACAGACATGATTTCCATGAGCTACAAAAAACTGCCAGTTGACGTGAAACCTGGAAATACGATCTTGTGTGCAGATGGTACCATCACTCTGACTGTTTTGTCTTGTGATCCAGAGGCTGGAACAGTGCGATGCCGCTGTGACAACACTGCAATGCTAGGTGAGAGGAAAAATGTCAATCTTCCTGGTGTGGTGGTGGATCTTCCCACTCTGACAGAGAAGGATAAGGAAGACATTTTGGGATGGGGAGTTCCCAACAAGATTGATATGATTGCTCTTTCATTTGTACGCAAGGGGTCAGATCTTGTTCATGTGCGTAAGGTCCTTGGGCCACATGCCAAGCATATCCAATTAATGTCAAAG GTTGAGAACCAGGAAGGTGTTGTTAACTTTGATGAGATCTTGCGGGAGACTGATTCATTCATGGTTGCTCGTGGTGATCTCGGAATGGAAATTCCTGTTGAGAAGATTTTCCTGGCACAAAAGATGATGATATACAAGTGCAATCTTGTCGGCAAGCCTGTGGTCACCGCCACTCAGATGCTTGAATCAATGATTAAGTCTCCGCGACCAACTCGTGCTGAAGCCACTGATGTTGCTAATGCTGTTCTTGATGGCACTGATTGTGTTATGCTTAGCGGTGAGAGTGCAGCTGGGGCTTACCCAGAGATTGCTGTAAAGATTATGCGTCGAATTTGTATTGAAGCAGAATCATCCCTTGACTATGGAGCTATCTTCAAGGAAATGATAAGATCAACCCCACTTCCTATGAGCCCATTGGAGAGCCTTGCATCATCAGCTGTACGAACTGCTAACAAGGCTAAAGCAAAGCTCATTGTTGTCTTGACACGTGGGGGGACAACGGCGAAATTGGTAGCCAAGTACAGGCCAGCTGTTCCAATCCTTTCTGTGGTTGTCCCGGTGTTGACGACGGATTCGTTTGATTGGACCTGCAGTGATGAGACCCCTGCAAGGCATAGCCTGATATATAGGGGCTTGATTCCTCTTCTGGCGGAAGGATCTGCTAAGGCTACTGATGCAGAATCTACTGAGGTTATTTTGGAAGCTGCTCTGAAGTCGGCGACAGAGAGGGGGCTGTGTAAGGCTGGTGATGCTGTTGTTGCACTTCATCGAATTGGAGCTGCCTCTGTTATTAAGATATGCATTGTGAAATGA
- the LOC8260757 gene encoding alpha-galactosidase 1, translating to MMRMNIRCSLLLLLALSTMMVKGSPDSSTTIANHKYKSYADTLRRNLLANGLAITPPMGWNSWNHFSCQIDEKMIKETADALVSTGLYKLGYTYVNIDDCWAEIARDEKGNLVPKNSTFPSGIKALADYVHSKGLKLGIYSDAGYFTCSKTMPGSLGHEEQDAKTFALWGIDYLKYDNCNNDGTKPTVRYPVMTRALMKAGRPIFFSLCEWGDLHPALWGAKVGNSWRTTNDISDNWESMISRADMNEVYADLARPGGWNDPDMLEVGNGGMTKDEYIVHFSIWAMSKAPLLLGCDVRNMTKETMDIVMNKEVIAVNQDRLGVQAKKVRMEGDLEIWAGPLSGYRLVVLLLNRGPWRNSITANWDDIGLAPNSVVEARDLWEHKTLKNHFVENLTATVDSHACKMYILKPIS from the exons ATGATGAGGATGAACATCCGATGTTCATTACTGCTGCTACTAGCTCTATCAACAATGATGGTGAAGGGATCGCCTGATTCTTCCACAACAATAGCCAATCATAAGTACAAGTCCTATGCAGACACACTCCGACGTAACCTCCTTGCTAATGGTCTTGCTATCACTCCTCCCATGGG GTGGAATAGTTGGAATCATTTCAGTTGCCAAATAGACGAGAAAATGATCAAAGAGACGG CTGACGCCCTGGTTTCGACTGGTCTTTATAAACTTGGTTATACTTATGTTAACATAG ACGATTGCTGGGCAGAAATAGCTCGTGATGAGAAG GGTAATCTTGTGCCTAAGAACTCAACCTTTCCGTCTGGGATTAAAGCTCTGGCAGATTATGTTCATAGCAAAGGTCTTAAATTAGGAATTTACTCTGATGCGGG GTATTTCACTTGTAGCAAAACTATGCCAGGATCACTTGGTCATGAAGAACAAGATGCTAAGACTTTTGCTTTGTGG GGCATTGATTATTTAAAGTATGATAATTGCAATAATGATGGCACAAAGCCAACTGTTAG ATACCCTGTGATGACTCGTGCTCTGATGAAGGCAGGCCGACCTATATTCTTCTCACTTTGTGAATG GGGAGACCTGCATCCTGCTCTTTGGGGTGCTAAGGTAGGAAATAGCTGGAGAACCACCAATGACATTTCTGATAATTGGGAAAG TATGATTTCAAGAGCAGACATGAATGAGGTTTATGCTGACCTTGCAAGGCCTGGCGGTTGGAATG ATCCTGACATGCTTGAGGTGGGTAATGGAGGGATGACGAAAGATGAATACATAGTCCACTTTAGCATTTGGGCGATGTCCAAG GCACCTCTCCTTCTCGGTTGTGATGTGAGGAATATGACAAAAGAGACGATGGATATTGTAATGAATAAGGAGGTTATTGCTGTTAACCAAG ATCGACTTGGTGTTCAAGCTAAGAAGGTTAGGATGGAAGGTGACCTTGAG ATTTGGGCAGGGCCTCTGTCAGGCTACAGATTAGTTGTTCTACTGCTCAACCGAGGGCCATGGCGCAATTCTATTACTGCCAACTGGGATGACATTGGACTTGCCCCCAACAGTGTTGTTGAAGCAAGAGATTTGTGGGAG CACAAGACATTAAAGAATCATTTTGTGGAGAACCTGACAGCAACTGTGGATTCACATGCTTGCAAGATGTATATCTTGAAGCCTATTTCTTAA
- the LOC8260758 gene encoding uncharacterized protein LOC8260758, producing the protein MSIGLGCRSSSSFANGNCFCYAQRKQMPHRFPLITYSSSSSISSDGDALACNKTNGAVVSGTTARGRRLLKIREEKRKREYDRLHNYPSWAKVLEDACKYDDELRAVLADSIGNPDLMRKRVEDRVRKKGRNFYKSKTGSVLSFKVSFRDFNPVGSYIWFELFGSPSDRDVDLIGSAIQSWYVMGRLGAFNSSNLQLANQSMEYNPLYDAEKGFKVMPSSFHDISDVEFQDSWGRFWVDLGTSDFFAIDVLLNCLTVLSSEYLGIQQVVLGGRRIGDWEEGMTNPDYGYKYFKI; encoded by the exons ATGTCGATTGGCCTGGGGTGTCGCAGTAGCAGCAGCTTCGCAAATGGAAATTGCTTTTGCTACGCCCAAAGGAAGCAGATGCCACACCGGTTTCCGTTAATTACGTATTCTTCCTCCTCTTCAATTAGTAGCGACGGGGATGCTCTTGCTTGTAACAAGACGAATGGAGCGGTTGTCTCAGGAACGACTGCACGAGGACGGAGATTACTCAAAATTAGggaagaaaagaggaaaagagaATATGATCGTCTTCACAACTATCCATCCTGGGCCAA AGTCCTTGAAGATGCTTGTAAATACGACGACGAGCTCCGAGCTGTTCTTGCTGATAGCATTGGCAATCCCGACCTCATGAGGAAAAGA GTTGAAGACAGAGTTAGGAAGAAAGGTCGCAACTTCTACAAATCTAAAACCGGTTCTGTTCTTTCTTTCAAAGTTAGCTTTAGAGA CTTCAATCCTGTCGGTTCCTACATATGGTTTGAATTATTTGGATCTCCATCTGATCGGGATGTTGATCTTATCGGCAGT GCTATTCAGTCATGGTATGTTATGGGGCGCTTAGGTGCCTTCAATTCTTCTAATTTGCAG TTGGCAAATCAATCGATGGAGTACAATCCCCTCTACGATGCAGAAAAGGGCTTTAAAGTGATGCCATCTTCATTCCATGATATAAGTGACGTTGAGTTTCAGGATAGCTGGGGCCGTTTCTG GGTAGATCTGGGTACATCTGATTTTTTTGCCATAGATGTGCTTCTCAACTGCTTAACTGTATTGAGTTCAGA ATATTTAGGTATTCAGCAAGTAGTTCTTGGGGGCCGCCGTATAGGTGACTGGGAAGAGGGGATGACAAATCCTGATTACGGCTATAAGTATTTCAAGATCTAA
- the LOC8260759 gene encoding ferredoxin-thioredoxin reductase, variable chain, chloroplastic has translation MRSAAMVFPSARGAAAACSPLNRPTSTLRFMDMSTNISTQTAMMISKKPLVSSPPSFAVAARTSYSTILMIKERRLISCEVASPTSSSSTTLAQGEGEEPAVGENKIGARVKVKVPLKVYHVPRVPEVDLTGKEGHLKQYVALWKGKRISANLPYKVEFLVDIEGRGPVKFFAHLKEDEFDFLD, from the coding sequence ATGAGATCCGCAGCTATGGTTTTCCCGTCGGCAAGGGGAGCAGCCGCAGCCTGTTCACCTCTCAATCGCCCCACTTCGACCCTCCGTTTTATGGATATGAGCACCAATATTTCCACACAGACCGCCATGATGATATCGAAGAAACCACTTGTGTCTTCGCCTCCTTCTTTCGCAGTGGCTGCTCGCACCAGCTATTCAACTATTTTAATGATAAAAGAGAGGAGGTTGATTTCATGCGAAGTTGCATCCCCTACATCATCATCGTCAACAACCCTCGCGcaaggagaaggagaagagCCCGCAGTAGGTGAAAATAAGATTGGAGCTAGGGTTAAAGTGAAGGTTCCCCTGAAGGTATACCATGTTCCTCGGGTCCCCGAAGTAGATCTGACCGGTAAAGAAGGTCATCTCAAGCAGTACGTCGCCCTCTGGAAAGGCAAAAGAATATCTGCCAATCTCCCTTACAAGGTTGAGTTTTTGGTTGACATCGAAGGCCGCGGCCCTGTCAAGTTTTTTGCCCATCTCAAGGAGGACGAGTTTGACTTCCTTGATTGA